The Archangium primigenium DNA segment GCGCGCGCCCGAGGCGGAGCAGGCCCGGGAACTCCTGGAGAAGGCCCGAGGCGCCTCCAGCGAGGAGCGCGAGGCCCGCTCCCAGGCGCGCGCCATCGAGCGGCGCTTCTCCGGCGAGGGGGACAGCGCGGGGCTGCCCCCCGCCGCCCCGAGCACCTCCGGACTCTCCTACGCGTCCGGCGTGGGCGAGGACGGCATGCGCACGCGCGCCAACAGCCGCTTCATCGTGAAGTACTTCAACAACGCGCGCGACTTCAGCCAGCGCGCCGAGTACGAGGGCCGCATCGTCGCCGCGCTCGACGAGGCGCATGGCCACACCCGCCAGGTGCTCGGCGAGGCGCGCGAGGCGCCCGTGGACGTCGTGCTCTACACCCGCGAGGAGTTCCGCACCCACCAGGGCGCCGCGCTCGCGCGCACCGTGGCCGGGCTGTACTCGGCCGGCGCCATCCGCATCAACGACGCCGCGGAGCTCACCCGCCAGACCAAGGCCACGCTCGTGCACGAGTACGTCCACGCCGTGGTGGATGACCTCGTCCAAGCCGCGCGCGGCGGCCAGCACGTGCCCGTCTGGCTCAACGAGGGCCTGGCCGAGTACGTGGAATGGCGCTACCTGGGCCACGACAAGCCCCCCGTCCAGATGGCCAACCGCCTGCGCGGCGCCGCCCAGGCCGACCAGCTGCCCTCCCTGGAGCAGATGTCCGGCCAGTCCCTCATCTCCCTGGGGGATCCGGGGCTGGCGTACGCGACCTCGGCCATGGCCGTGCGGGAGCTGATGGCCGACGGAGGGCCCGGCCGCCTGCTCAGGCTCATCCGCGAGGTGGGCGAGGGCGCCCCCTTCGAGCAAGCCCTGCGCGACCGCTACGGCCGGACGATTCCAGAATTGAACGAGGCCGTGAAGGCCGCTCTCTCGCGCAGGTAACAGGCGGGCGGAATCCACGGACGCGAAGTTTACCCCCCTGTCCGAGTCTCCTAGAGTCCGGCTGGGAAATTTCTTGCTTGGCGCTGCACCGGGAGCACCGGTTCCCCCGGTTCGCAGCGAGGTGACGGATGTCCGACACACGCGCGGCGATGAGGGAGTACCGCTTCTTGAACGAGAAGCGGGCACGGGGGAGTTTCTCTCCCGTCGAGGAGGCTCGTTGGAACGAGCTCCGGGGCCAACTGGGAGACCCGGGGGCCACGGGGGCGGAGCCGATGGTCGCGGAAGCCGCGCCTCAGGGCTACTACGGCGAGGACGGCCAGTGGTACGCCTACCCCGCCGACTACACCGCCCCGCAGCAGCCCCAGGGCTACTACGGCGAGGACGGCCAGTGGTACGCCTACCCCGCCGACTACACCGCCCCGCAGCAGCCCCAGGGCTACTACGGCGAGGACGGCCAGTGGTACGCCTACCCCGCTGACTACACCGCCCCGCAGCAGCCCCAGGGCTACTACGGCGAGGACGGCCAGTGGTACGCCTACCCCGCCAACTACGACGCCCAGCAGCCCCAGGGCTACTACGGCGAGGATGGCCAGTGGTACGCCTACCCCACGAGCGATGACGCCCAGGCCCAGGCGCCCGCCGCCGAGACGCTGACCGCCGAGGAGCCGGTGGCCGAGGCCGCGCAGTTCGAGGCGCCCGCCCCCGTGACGCCGTTCGTGCTGCAGACCACCCTCGAGGTGGACACCTCCGCCCTGGACCTGTCCGCCGCCGAGCCCGACATGCCCGTGATGGAGGCGGAGTCCTCCTGGGCGGACGTCGAGCCCGAGCCCGCGGAGCCCGCGCCGCTCGAGCCCATGGCCGAGGAGGTCTTCGAGGTCGCCGACACGGACCTCGCGCCCGTCAGCGCCGCCACGCCCCTGCCCGAGCCCATCATCGAGTCCGTCGACATGGGGGACTGGGAAGACAGCCCCGCGCCCGAGCCGGAGCCCGTCCTGGCGGCGCCCGAGCCCGTGCAGGAGCTGGGCGAGGACGACTTCTCCTCCCTCAACAACGATGAGAGCGCCGCTTCCGCCGTGCCCCCCCGGGCCGCCGCGCCGCGCGTGGAGGAGCTGAGCCCCACCCAGACGCTCGACATCCCCGCGACCGACATCTCGGTGCTCGACGCCTCGGGCCACCTGCCTCCGTCCGAGGAGCCCGTGCAGCCCGTCTCCGAGGAGTGGGAGTCCACGGCGCCGTCCTCCGCCGACGCCTGGGAGGAGGGGGACGTGCCCCGCGCGTTCGACTCCGACGAGGACGGCCTGGCCGACGCGGATCGCATGGAGGTCACCGCCTCCTACGCCCTGCCCTCCTACCCCTCGAGCGTCACCCCGCCTCCGCCGGCGCCCGCGCCGCTCGCCCTGGAGGAGAGCCCCACGTTCGATGTGTCCGAGCTCGAGGCCTCGCCCGAGCCGCGCGATGCCTACCCCGCGGTGGAGACGCCCTGGGAGACGCCCGTGGACGAGCTCTCGGCCAGCACGCCGGTCGCGGAGGCGCCCCACCGCTAGGCATCGCGCGGCTCGGGCGAGGCCTCGAGCTCGGACACATAACGTGGGCTCTCCTCCAGGGCGAGCGGCGCGGGCGCCGGCGGAGGCGGGGTGACGCTCGAGGGGTAGGAGGGCAGGGCGTAGGAGGCGGTGACCTCCATGCGATCCGCGTCGGCCAGGCCGTCCTCGTCGGAGTCGAACGCGCGGGGCACGTCCCCCTCCTCCCAGGCGTCGGCGAGGAGGCGGCGCCGTGGACTCCCACTCCTCGGAGACGGCTGCACGGGCTCCTCGGACGGAGGCAGGTGGCCCGAGGCGTCGAGCACCGAGATGTCGTCGCGGGATGTCGAGCGTCTGGGTGGGGCTCAGCTCCTCCACGCGCGGCGCGGCGGCCCGGGGGGGCACGGCGGAAGCGGCGCTCTCATCGTTGTTGAGGGAGGAGAAGTCGTCCTCGCCCAGCTCCTGCACGGGCTCGGGCGCCGCCAGGACGGGCTCCGGCTCGGGCGCGGGGCTGTCTTCCCAGTCCCCCATGTCGACGGACTCGATGATGGGCTCGGGCAGGGGCGTGGCGGCGCTGACGGGCGCGAGGTCCGTGTCGGCGACCTCGAAGACCTCCTCGGCCATGGGCTCGAGCGGCGCGGGCTCCGCGGGCTCGGGCTCGACGTCCGCCCAGGAGGACTCCGCCTCCATCACGGGCATGTCGGGCTCGGCGGCGGACAGGTCCAGGGCGGAGGTGTCCACCTCGAGGGTGGTCTGCAGCACGAACGGCGTCACGGGGGCGGGCGCCTCGAACTGCGCGGCCTCGGCCACCGGCTCCTCGGCGGTCAGCGTCTCGGCGGCGGGCGCCTGGGCCTGGGCGTCATCGCTCGTGGGTAGGCGTACCACTGGCCATCCTCGCCGTAGTAGCCCTGGGGCTGCTGGGCGTCGTAGTTGGCGGGGTAGGCGTACCACTGGCCGTCCTCGCCGTAGTAGCCCTGGGGCTGCTGCGGGGCGGTGTAGTCAGCGGGGTAGGCGTACCACTGGCCGTCCTCGCCGTAGTAGCCCTGGGGCTGCTGCGGGGCGGTGTAGTCGGCGGGGTAGGCGTACCACTGGCCGTCCTCGCCGTAGTAGCCCTGGGCTGCTGCGGGGCGGTGTAGTCGGCGGGGTAGGCGTACCACTGGCCGTCCTCGCCGTAGTAGCCCTGAGGCGCGGCTTCCGCGACCATCGGCTCCGCCCCCGTGGCCCCCGGGTCTCCCAGTTGGCCCCGGAGCTCGTTCCAACGAGCCTCCTCGACGGGAGAGAAACTCCCCCGTGCCCGCTTCTCGTTCAAGAAGCGGTACTCCCTCATCGCCGCGCGTGTGTCGGACATCCGTCACCTCGCTGCGAACCGGGGGAACCGGTGCTCCCGGTGCAGCGCCAAGCAAGAAATTTCCCAGCCGGACTCTAGGAGACTCGGACAGGGGGGTAAACTTCGCGTCCGTGGATTCCGCCCGCCTGTTACCTGCGCGAGAGAGCGGCCTTCACGGCCTCGTTCAATTCTGGAATCGTCCGGCCGTAGCCGGTCGCGCAGGGCTTGCTCGAAGGGGGGCCCTCGCCCACCTCGCGGATGAGCCTGAGCAGGCGGCCGGGCCCTCCGTCGGCCATCAGCTCCCGCACGGCCATGGCCGAGGTCGCGTACGCCAGCCCCGGATCCCCCAGGGAGATGAGGGACTGGCCGGACATCTGCTCCAGGGAGGGCAGCTGGTCGGCCTGGGCGGCGCGCCGCGCAGGCGGTTGGCCATCTGGACGGGGGGCTTGTCGTGGCCCAGGTAGCGCCATTCCACGTACTCGGCCAGGCCCTCGTTGAGCCAGACGGGCACGTGCTGGCCGCCGCGCGCGGCTTGGACGAGGTCATCCACCACGGCGTGGACGTACTCGTGCACGAGCGTGGCCTTGGTCTGGCGGGTGAGCTCCGCGGCGTCGTTGATGCGGATGGCGCCGGCCGAGTACAGCCCGGCCACGGTGCGCGCGAGCGCGGCGCCCTGGTGGGTGCGGA contains these protein-coding regions:
- a CDS encoding peptidase MA family metallohydrolase, whose product is MRALLLSALLSAAPPPSAAQAQKLAEQEQWDELYLAWAAVKPQGYSAPDRRAVALALGKGCDALSGTDAVMAYSLGERAVLFEETVPGLRCLAKTSLATEQRGGAEEALRRGHKRFPKEGAFALELGRLLLEDKDAQGALEVLQRISPRAPEAEQARELLEKARGASSEEREARSQARAIERRFSGEGDSAGLPPAAPSTSGLSYASGVGEDGMRTRANSRFIVKYFNNARDFSQRAEYEGRIVAALDEAHGHTRQVLGEAREAPVDVVLYTREEFRTHQGAALARTVAGLYSAGAIRINDAAELTRQTKATLVHEYVHAVVDDLVQAARGGQHVPVWLNEGLAEYVEWRYLGHDKPPVQMANRLRGAAQADQLPSLEQMSGQSLISLGDPGLAYATSAMAVRELMADGGPGRLLRLIREVGEGAPFEQALRDRYGRTIPELNEAVKAALSRR